A genomic window from Exiguobacterium acetylicum DSM 20416 includes:
- a CDS encoding S8 family serine peptidase, translating into MKKKIALMAAVLMTSSNLVSAQGALSSQDKATGQKPQALSLKKSGQEKNYKQSDKVRVVIEMEEKPAIQIAQAQNKRYSTLSNAEKESIKDRLVSVQKSVKSAIAKKSIPVTYKESFTTVINGFSGEVKFGDIEDIKQLNGVKSVHIAHEYARPEVAKGAKPDMLYSKDMVNAKETWQDYGFKGEGTIVAVIDTGIDPSHKDMVLSPETKIDLTSSKVDSAKETKGLKGKYFTEKVPYGYNYADHDSEIRDLGAGASMHGMHVAGTVGANGDEANGGIKGVAPETQLLAMKVFGNDPGMPSTFSDIYIKAIDDAIALGADVINMSLGSTASFVNADDPEQRAIVNAMNNGILCAISAGNSAFAGHGAGNPYTANPDIGVVGAPGLTSQALQVASLENTKLTLEGMALTIDGQDAGYLAYQKQDSPNPIAVFDKEKKDVVYVGDGQASNYEGKDVKGKVVFVVRTGDFNYGMIQAEAQKQGAAGVIVRGKVDHGDYVSMALNNPTIPLVTLSIEDGNNLEAKAKEGKAIAVTFDGKAVSADNPVAGQMSDFTSWGVTPSLDFKPEITAPGGKIYSTLNDNEYGVMSGTSMAAPHVAGGTALVMQRIAKDFKVDGATRVKLAKNILMNTSRPQLDQGKYNAQLKTGNFYSPRREGAGLMDLRAAMKTPVVVTETKSGEGKASLKEVGEKFTFTLDLKNYSSEKVTYKLAGTVQSDLGAEGSNFLEANGIFKKGTIGTVDANKGTYPISFAVGSKKASSVSINPKSSTKVSVSVDLKDTTDWANELPLEQVFENGYFVEGFVRLIDTKSKNPELTVPYVGFKGKWDQAPILDAPLYDEDNTFYGLTGLATEVKDNFEFLGANAAGDVVANKVSFSPNNDGSADEAFPIISFLRNAKKVEYSILDRNKATLQKLDTQTDVVKNYYDSGSEDGYTPVTSAAWDGTINGKPVKDGLYYYKVKSVIDYPNAKWQSNLFPVYIDTKKPAATVKWDASKSTLSWTAGDQGTGVASYDILVNGKSVLKQPLAATEKAYTLTDLPERAKIAFVVKDYAGNSVKKDVNTTGVDKAVPNVQIDTPVALGLATSKVINIAGHVSDESGIKSFKINGKSVKLSFDAAQQNYAFSHDVTYTTDGVKSFKVEAYDGKGNRVAFSRQVIIDTELPTIRVTAPKTVSSKTKTAEMKIVLRDNYSELRFDFNGSAEYRRTFKEPYEMKAFKKTITKKVTLKKGKNTYNLKLKDLGGHVVTKTVVITKK; encoded by the coding sequence ATGAAGAAGAAGATTGCACTTATGGCAGCCGTCTTAATGACGTCTTCCAATCTAGTCAGTGCGCAAGGTGCACTGTCGTCGCAAGACAAAGCAACGGGTCAAAAACCGCAAGCGCTCTCACTGAAGAAATCGGGGCAAGAGAAGAACTACAAACAATCGGATAAAGTCCGTGTCGTCATCGAGATGGAAGAGAAGCCGGCGATTCAAATCGCCCAGGCTCAAAACAAGCGGTATAGCACATTGAGCAATGCCGAAAAAGAGTCGATTAAAGATCGCCTCGTCAGCGTTCAAAAATCAGTCAAGTCAGCCATCGCTAAAAAATCGATTCCCGTTACATATAAGGAGAGCTTCACGACCGTCATCAACGGATTCAGTGGTGAAGTCAAGTTCGGCGATATCGAAGACATAAAACAACTTAACGGCGTCAAGAGCGTACATATCGCCCATGAATACGCGCGTCCGGAAGTTGCTAAAGGTGCAAAGCCAGACATGCTGTACAGCAAGGACATGGTCAATGCGAAGGAAACATGGCAAGACTATGGTTTTAAAGGGGAAGGAACGATCGTTGCCGTCATCGATACAGGAATCGATCCGTCGCATAAGGACATGGTCTTGAGCCCAGAGACGAAGATCGATTTGACTTCTTCAAAAGTCGATAGTGCGAAAGAAACAAAAGGCTTAAAAGGAAAGTACTTCACGGAAAAAGTACCGTATGGCTATAACTATGCCGATCACGATAGCGAAATCCGTGATTTAGGTGCGGGCGCATCGATGCACGGTATGCACGTCGCGGGTACGGTCGGAGCAAACGGCGATGAAGCAAACGGTGGCATCAAAGGGGTCGCGCCGGAAACACAGCTCCTCGCGATGAAAGTCTTCGGAAACGATCCAGGAATGCCATCGACATTCAGCGATATCTACATTAAAGCGATCGATGATGCGATTGCACTCGGAGCCGATGTCATCAACATGAGTCTCGGTTCGACGGCATCGTTCGTCAATGCAGATGATCCAGAACAACGCGCAATCGTCAACGCGATGAACAACGGCATCTTGTGTGCGATTTCTGCTGGTAACTCGGCATTCGCAGGTCATGGTGCAGGTAACCCGTACACAGCGAACCCGGATATCGGTGTCGTCGGTGCCCCAGGTTTAACAAGCCAAGCACTCCAAGTCGCATCACTCGAAAATACGAAATTGACACTCGAAGGCATGGCACTGACGATCGACGGTCAGGATGCTGGTTATTTGGCATACCAAAAACAAGATTCACCGAATCCGATTGCCGTCTTCGATAAAGAGAAGAAGGATGTCGTCTATGTCGGTGACGGTCAAGCTTCGAACTACGAAGGCAAAGATGTCAAAGGGAAAGTCGTTTTCGTCGTTCGGACGGGTGATTTTAACTATGGCATGATTCAAGCAGAAGCTCAAAAACAAGGCGCAGCAGGTGTCATCGTCCGTGGTAAAGTCGATCACGGGGATTACGTCAGCATGGCGCTCAATAACCCAACGATTCCACTCGTCACACTCAGCATCGAAGACGGAAACAACCTCGAAGCAAAAGCAAAAGAAGGCAAAGCAATCGCTGTCACGTTCGACGGAAAAGCAGTCTCAGCCGATAACCCGGTCGCAGGACAAATGTCTGACTTCACGTCATGGGGTGTCACACCAAGTCTTGACTTCAAGCCAGAAATCACGGCACCAGGTGGAAAAATCTACTCGACGCTCAACGATAACGAGTATGGCGTCATGAGTGGGACATCGATGGCGGCACCACACGTCGCTGGTGGAACGGCACTCGTCATGCAACGGATCGCGAAGGACTTCAAAGTCGACGGTGCGACACGCGTCAAACTCGCGAAGAACATCTTGATGAACACGTCGCGTCCACAACTCGATCAAGGAAAATACAATGCGCAGCTAAAAACAGGCAACTTCTACTCCCCACGTCGTGAGGGAGCTGGACTGATGGATCTTCGTGCTGCCATGAAGACGCCAGTCGTCGTCACAGAGACGAAGTCGGGTGAAGGTAAGGCATCCTTGAAGGAAGTCGGCGAGAAGTTCACGTTCACACTTGATTTGAAAAACTACAGCAGTGAAAAAGTGACGTATAAGTTAGCCGGAACGGTTCAATCGGATCTCGGCGCAGAAGGATCGAACTTCCTCGAAGCAAACGGAATCTTTAAAAAGGGAACGATCGGTACGGTGGACGCGAACAAGGGCACATATCCGATCTCATTCGCAGTTGGCTCGAAGAAAGCAAGCTCGGTCTCGATTAATCCGAAGAGTTCAACGAAAGTCAGTGTATCGGTCGATCTAAAGGATACAACGGACTGGGCAAACGAACTTCCGCTCGAACAAGTCTTTGAGAACGGCTACTTCGTCGAAGGATTCGTCCGTTTGATCGATACGAAGAGTAAGAATCCAGAATTGACGGTTCCTTACGTTGGCTTCAAAGGGAAATGGGATCAAGCGCCGATTCTAGACGCACCATTGTACGATGAAGACAACACGTTCTATGGTTTGACAGGTCTAGCGACAGAAGTGAAGGATAACTTCGAATTCCTCGGCGCAAACGCTGCTGGCGATGTCGTCGCGAACAAAGTATCGTTCTCACCAAACAACGATGGTAGCGCAGATGAAGCATTCCCGATCATCTCGTTCCTCCGTAATGCGAAAAAAGTCGAGTACTCGATTCTTGACCGTAACAAAGCAACGCTTCAGAAGCTCGATACGCAAACGGACGTCGTCAAGAACTACTACGATAGCGGTTCAGAGGACGGATACACACCAGTCACAAGCGCTGCTTGGGACGGAACGATCAACGGGAAACCGGTCAAGGATGGTCTTTACTACTACAAAGTCAAATCCGTGATCGATTATCCGAATGCAAAATGGCAGTCGAATCTCTTCCCAGTCTATATCGATACGAAAAAACCAGCTGCAACTGTGAAGTGGGATGCGTCGAAATCAACGCTCTCGTGGACAGCAGGTGACCAAGGAACAGGTGTCGCGTCATACGATATCCTCGTCAATGGTAAGAGTGTCTTGAAACAACCACTTGCAGCAACAGAAAAAGCGTACACGTTGACGGATCTTCCAGAGCGCGCGAAGATTGCCTTTGTTGTGAAGGATTATGCTGGAAACAGTGTGAAAAAAGACGTCAACACGACAGGTGTCGATAAAGCGGTACCGAACGTTCAAATCGATACACCAGTTGCACTTGGTCTTGCGACATCAAAAGTCATCAACATCGCGGGTCATGTCTCTGATGAATCAGGCATCAAATCGTTCAAGATCAACGGAAAATCCGTTAAATTAAGTTTCGATGCAGCCCAGCAAAACTATGCCTTCAGCCACGACGTGACGTACACGACGGATGGCGTCAAGTCATTCAAAGTCGAGGCGTACGATGGTAAAGGAAACCGTGTGGCGTTCAGTCGCCAAGTCATCATCGACACAGAATTACCGACGATTCGCGTCACTGCACCAAAAACCGTTTCAAGCAAAACAAAAACAGCCGAGATGAAGATCGTTCTTCGCGATAACTACAGCGAATTACGCTTTGACTTCAATGGTAGCGCGGAATACCGCCGGACGTTCAAAGAGCCGTACGAGATGAAAGCCTTCAAAAAGACAATCACGAAAAAAGTGACGCTCAAGAAGGGGAAAAACACGTACAACTTGAAACTGAAGGACCTCGGTGGACACGTTGTTACGAAAACAGTCGTCATCACGAAAAAATAA